From the genome of Pseudobacteriovorax antillogorgiicola, one region includes:
- a CDS encoding PD-(D/E)XK nuclease-like domain-containing protein — protein MSHDIFFLTYFIEGAYQLSKLSNLKVSNSDVDTLSRIRMKEGVYRDLPIESYHQSPGYSKTSLCQIDKAPIYLKTKVPQKSTKSLNIGTAFHEAMEGVFKDKYVVHPDPGVNKTTKSWKDFVKRYPKHMPLKRSEYDQVLAMYDAARSYRPFQKYHLSRGFYESSFYWHDAVTNSLIKCRPDYITPDGMSVIDFKTTVDPSPKGFQYQAYKYHYYVSAALTLEGIEAVTGIRPKEYLFLAVSNSAPYLTALYRASEKEIALGDHFIRRSLLTLKTCLESGKWPGLQEEILELGLPFSGLKELREEQEVEDEFMELVG, from the coding sequence ATGAGCCATGACATTTTCTTTCTTACTTACTTTATCGAAGGAGCGTATCAATTGAGTAAACTGAGTAATTTGAAAGTCTCAAACAGCGATGTTGATACGCTTTCTCGAATACGTATGAAGGAAGGCGTCTATCGGGATCTACCCATTGAAAGCTATCATCAATCGCCAGGCTATTCAAAAACCAGCCTTTGCCAGATTGATAAAGCTCCCATCTATCTCAAAACAAAAGTCCCGCAAAAATCGACAAAGTCCCTGAATATCGGAACTGCTTTCCATGAAGCTATGGAAGGCGTTTTCAAAGATAAATATGTTGTCCATCCAGATCCTGGTGTGAATAAGACAACCAAGAGCTGGAAGGATTTTGTAAAGCGCTACCCAAAGCATATGCCTCTTAAAAGGTCCGAATACGATCAAGTCCTAGCGATGTACGATGCAGCGCGAAGCTACCGTCCATTCCAAAAGTATCATCTATCCCGAGGCTTCTATGAGTCTTCTTTCTACTGGCATGACGCTGTTACTAACTCTCTGATTAAGTGCCGTCCGGACTATATCACTCCGGACGGTATGTCTGTCATCGACTTTAAAACTACGGTTGATCCAAGTCCTAAGGGTTTTCAATACCAAGCCTATAAATATCACTACTATGTCTCAGCAGCCTTGACCCTTGAAGGAATCGAGGCTGTCACGGGCATCCGTCCGAAAGAGTATCTTTTTCTCGCCGTGTCTAACTCCGCCCCCTATCTCACCGCATTGTATCGGGCCTCGGAAAAGGAGATTGCTCTTGGCGATCACTTTATCCGGCGGTCCCTACTCACATTGAAAACTTGCCTTGAAAGCGGCAAGTGGCCGGGGCTTCAGGAAGAGATCCTGGAGCTCGGGCTTCCCTTTTCTGGACTGAAAGAGCTTCGGGAGGAGCAGGAAGTGGAAGATGAATTTATGGAATTAGTGGGGTAG
- the bet gene encoding phage recombination protein Bet, which produces MGHLVSKTEQDYIKQHYAKGATDQEFEHFIGVCRARGLNPAANQIYFVKYRSKDGPAKPAFILSIDSLRLIAHRTGDYAGCSEPIFTDGGKACTVTVRRNLKSGETGNFSGMAFYDEQVQQKNGRPTSFWQSKPRTMLEKCAEAKALRKAFPQDLGQFYIREEMPPQYDEPIQVHKPKALEEPRFSKSDLSRRKGLNRKLSALGVDPSRFDEVATFLDGTPDRELGQKLKLWLKEAGYGVNQ; this is translated from the coding sequence ATGGGGCATTTAGTATCTAAAACAGAGCAAGACTACATCAAGCAGCACTATGCAAAGGGGGCGACGGACCAAGAGTTTGAACACTTTATTGGTGTTTGCAGGGCGCGAGGCCTGAACCCAGCAGCAAATCAGATCTATTTTGTGAAGTATCGGAGCAAAGACGGACCTGCAAAGCCCGCCTTTATTCTCTCGATTGACTCCTTAAGACTCATTGCTCATCGAACGGGTGACTATGCTGGTTGCTCGGAGCCAATCTTTACCGATGGTGGCAAGGCCTGTACGGTTACGGTCCGCCGGAACCTAAAGAGTGGTGAGACTGGAAACTTCTCTGGCATGGCCTTTTATGACGAGCAGGTTCAGCAAAAAAACGGCAGGCCCACAAGCTTTTGGCAATCCAAACCAAGGACCATGCTCGAAAAGTGCGCCGAGGCTAAAGCCCTTCGCAAAGCCTTTCCCCAGGACCTAGGCCAGTTCTATATCAGAGAGGAGATGCCTCCTCAGTATGATGAACCAATCCAGGTCCATAAACCAAAAGCTCTAGAAGAGCCAAGGTTTAGCAAAAGCGACCTCAGTCGCAGGAAGGGTCTCAATAGAAAGCTTTCAGCCCTTGGTGTCGATCCTAGCCGCTTTGATGAAGTGGCTACCTTCCTCGATGGAACCCCTGACCGTGAACTAGGACAAAAACTAAAACTTTGGCTAAAGGAGGCCGGCTATGGCGTCAATCAATAA
- a CDS encoding single-stranded DNA-binding protein: MASINKAIILGNLGQDPDLNYTASGAPVCTLSIATNETRTDAAGNRKEASQWHRVIVWNKQAENCAKYLAKGRTVYVEGRIQTRSWQDKHGQKRYSTEVIAQTVQFIGGGQAEAKDTAANFNPPADVAPGGYDMDVPF, from the coding sequence ATGGCGTCAATCAATAAGGCAATCATTCTTGGCAATCTGGGTCAAGATCCAGATTTAAACTACACCGCATCGGGAGCTCCGGTGTGTACTCTAAGCATTGCAACCAATGAGACGCGCACCGATGCTGCAGGCAACCGCAAAGAAGCTAGCCAATGGCACAGGGTTATCGTCTGGAATAAGCAGGCTGAAAACTGCGCAAAGTACCTGGCTAAGGGCCGCACCGTCTATGTCGAGGGTAGAATCCAAACCAGAAGCTGGCAGGATAAGCATGGTCAGAAGCGTTACTCGACCGAAGTCATAGCTCAGACGGTTCAATTTATTGGAGGAGGGCAAGCGGAGGCTAAAGACACTGCAGCGAACTTTAATCCGCCAGCTGATGTTGCTCCAGGCGGCTACGATATGGATGTACCGTTTTGA
- a CDS encoding RusA family crossover junction endodeoxyribonuclease — MPDISFTVPVEPTPKNSTKWGRGRAYTPAKVRNAAQAIRDYIKENYRGAPLDGPLGLDVVYYRRRPASKRKSKVWADTKPDEDNYTKLFKDALEGILWTNDSRISDGRYRKMFTDGPGRIEFRLWQLQE; from the coding sequence TTGCCTGATATCTCATTTACTGTTCCTGTCGAACCAACCCCGAAGAACTCCACCAAGTGGGGTAGGGGAAGGGCCTACACTCCAGCAAAGGTCCGAAACGCGGCGCAAGCCATTAGAGATTACATCAAAGAGAACTACCGCGGAGCCCCACTAGACGGGCCCCTTGGCTTAGATGTTGTTTATTACCGTCGTAGGCCTGCTTCGAAAAGAAAGTCCAAGGTTTGGGCAGATACCAAACCCGACGAGGATAACTATACGAAGCTCTTCAAAGATGCACTAGAGGGGATTTTATGGACGAACGATTCGCGTATCTCAGATGGGCGGTACCGAAAGATGTTTACCGATGGACCGGGAAGGATTGAGTTTAGACTATGGCAGCTTCAGGAATAG
- a CDS encoding DUF1870 family protein, whose amino-acid sequence MTNLELKQIRKLLFLEVNEAAEIVGKCEPRTWQRWEKGDRKIPLHVIEHMQQLALIRQDLLEVEYEEGDPMYTYFEDFSEFRKKTKAGPLKWKIAQSVSAQIAAEDNALRWKETEIIEQDQT is encoded by the coding sequence GTGACTAATTTAGAACTAAAACAGATAAGAAAGTTGCTATTCCTCGAAGTTAACGAAGCTGCAGAGATAGTTGGTAAATGTGAACCTAGAACGTGGCAGCGCTGGGAGAAGGGTGATCGCAAGATACCTCTCCATGTTATTGAACACATGCAACAATTAGCTTTGATTCGCCAGGATCTGCTCGAAGTAGAATATGAAGAAGGCGATCCTATGTATACCTACTTTGAAGACTTTTCTGAGTTTAGAAAGAAGACTAAAGCCGGTCCTCTGAAATGGAAGATTGCTCAATCGGTTTCTGCGCAGATTGCAGCTGAAGATAATGCGCTCCGCTGGAAGGAAACTGAGATAATTGAGCAAGATCAAACTTAG
- a CDS encoding helix-turn-helix transcriptional regulator has translation MDLKYHDEVAVFSTKYSLTRREKDVLLHLVNGVCSGEEVSESLGLSPNTVRIHFKNLFLKLDVNSKPEVLVKFLHFVVR, from the coding sequence ATGGATCTGAAGTATCATGATGAAGTCGCAGTTTTTTCTACCAAGTATTCATTAACTAGGCGTGAAAAAGATGTGCTACTACATCTTGTCAATGGGGTGTGCAGCGGAGAGGAAGTTTCTGAAAGCCTTGGTCTTTCGCCGAATACCGTTAGGATTCATTTTAAGAACTTGTTCTTAAAGCTTGACGTTAATTCTAAGCCCGAGGTTCTTGTCAAGTTTTTGCACTTCGTTGTACGTTAG
- a CDS encoding response regulator: protein MNFLVVDDDEEVALVISEMFRDLGHDTYIVATGMEAIQVLGDESCFFTVDAVYTDIMMLEMNGIDLAHEIVAIDPHMPVIAVSGASLESIEKFELNNDLFFHLLRKPLSESDLKTSIQKLVAFYPLTQKKDKR from the coding sequence ATGAATTTTCTTGTCGTAGACGATGATGAGGAAGTTGCGCTAGTCATCTCTGAGATGTTTAGAGATTTAGGTCATGATACATATATTGTTGCCACTGGTATGGAAGCTATCCAGGTTTTAGGGGATGAGTCTTGTTTCTTTACGGTTGATGCAGTATATACAGACATCATGATGCTTGAAATGAACGGAATTGATCTAGCACATGAAATAGTGGCTATAGATCCACATATGCCAGTGATAGCTGTCTCAGGGGCTAGCTTAGAATCAATTGAAAAATTCGAATTGAACAACGATTTGTTTTTTCATCTACTGAGAAAACCACTATCAGAAAGTGACCTGAAAACTTCGATCCAGAAATTAGTGGCCTTTTACCCCTTGACCCAAAAAAAAGATAAACGTTGA
- a CDS encoding trypsin-like peptidase domain-containing protein, which yields MSKSLILLGSMLFSGSLMASVGTISSELRCTAFAVSNNEVMTAKHCWSPDVGGVFTYDEYEHRIVGVTEDYPESDVVRLEVDGYIWEYLELETEVLTVDNQISMIDRHGNVQQSEKYGFLNVDVDGEVTVQDGVFAHGIPAVPGNSGSPILKDGKVVGVHLGKVGQGMFYAADVSTLGYVEHKFAADKQAIQVIPFILKAGRACYSAPQCWGAVAGAAGYIAGLTNTMIDNYQQTQRELILQQMKNEEGQKNRDHELLKLEKQHGYDLQKEILKAQLAQKNGKGKDKADIKLDKPIPGQNGHTIFIVPRGGGSAGNEPIGPINGGPGTIVYECGSQRSIWNGKNPTVYYDRDWCVVIHGESEYSLSNDEFLASLMGGSIMKIWGDNWRVHGIPVVPGQQEWPKIEAYLRKAGLYKYNLKRLRAKILEHQGQVVQEYYRPTPPGSGGGIVSPPPNPDPGKVAIP from the coding sequence ATGTCCAAGTCTCTCATACTGCTAGGAAGCATGTTGTTTAGTGGGTCCTTGATGGCTTCAGTTGGCACCATCAGTAGCGAGCTTCGCTGTACGGCCTTTGCGGTCTCTAACAACGAAGTCATGACAGCAAAGCACTGCTGGAGCCCAGACGTTGGTGGGGTCTTCACCTACGACGAATACGAACATCGTATTGTGGGAGTTACAGAAGATTACCCGGAGTCTGATGTAGTGCGGCTTGAGGTCGATGGCTACATCTGGGAGTACCTAGAGCTCGAAACTGAAGTTCTGACTGTAGATAATCAAATCTCTATGATTGATCGGCATGGCAATGTTCAACAGTCAGAGAAATACGGTTTCCTTAATGTTGATGTAGATGGTGAGGTCACCGTTCAGGATGGTGTCTTTGCTCACGGTATTCCAGCCGTTCCTGGCAATAGTGGATCTCCCATTTTGAAGGACGGAAAAGTTGTAGGCGTTCACCTTGGCAAGGTCGGGCAGGGCATGTTTTATGCTGCCGATGTGTCAACGCTTGGGTATGTGGAACATAAGTTTGCTGCTGATAAGCAGGCGATTCAGGTGATTCCCTTCATACTTAAAGCCGGTAGGGCATGTTATTCAGCCCCGCAATGTTGGGGAGCTGTCGCTGGCGCAGCGGGCTATATTGCTGGTTTAACGAATACAATGATTGATAACTATCAGCAAACACAAAGAGAGCTAATTCTTCAGCAAATGAAGAATGAGGAAGGTCAAAAAAATAGGGATCACGAACTTTTGAAACTTGAGAAACAACACGGTTACGATCTCCAAAAAGAGATTTTAAAGGCTCAGTTGGCTCAGAAAAACGGTAAAGGTAAAGATAAGGCAGATATTAAGCTCGATAAGCCGATACCAGGGCAAAATGGTCACACAATTTTTATCGTGCCTCGCGGTGGTGGCAGTGCAGGTAATGAACCTATTGGACCTATTAATGGCGGGCCCGGGACGATCGTCTACGAATGCGGATCTCAAAGATCAATTTGGAATGGTAAGAATCCAACAGTCTACTACGACCGCGATTGGTGTGTAGTGATTCACGGCGAATCCGAATACTCATTAAGCAATGACGAATTTCTAGCATCTCTGATGGGCGGCTCTATTATGAAAATATGGGGCGATAATTGGCGTGTGCATGGGATACCAGTTGTACCTGGTCAGCAAGAATGGCCTAAAATCGAGGCTTATCTGAGAAAGGCAGGTTTATACAAATACAATCTAAAAAGATTGAGAGCGAAAATTTTAGAACATCAGGGTCAAGTAGTTCAGGAATATTATAGACCCACGCCCCCTGGCAGTGGCGGTGGTATCGTTTCACCGCCGCCCAATCCAGACCCTGGAAAAGTAGCTATTCCATAG